Proteins found in one Paenibacillus dendritiformis genomic segment:
- a CDS encoding EamA family transporter — protein sequence MWFLYAVVTALAWGGADLFYKKGSDPHDRSSHIKIVIMVGLVMGIHATAYLFIRGINFDPIDLVRYLPVSALYILSMTIGYIGLRYMELSIASPVQNSSGAVTAILLFIFFTHELSIVEILGITMITAGVIGIAILEKRAEREALQNSLSAIDQKYQIGFMAITFPILYCIIDGLGTFADGIYLDELSLISEDAALLAYEFTFFICSVFAFTYLKFIKKQPFRIFQERVKGYAALFETTGQFFYVFAMSSNAIIAAPLIASYSIFSVILSRIFLQERLNKKQYAIIVMVIAGIALLGLADEL from the coding sequence ATGTGGTTTTTGTATGCGGTAGTAACCGCTTTGGCTTGGGGAGGCGCTGATCTCTTTTATAAAAAAGGCAGCGACCCTCATGATCGGTCCAGCCATATTAAAATCGTCATTATGGTCGGCTTGGTTATGGGGATACACGCTACGGCATATCTGTTCATCAGAGGAATTAACTTTGATCCGATCGATCTCGTTCGCTATTTGCCGGTATCCGCGCTGTACATCTTATCGATGACGATCGGGTATATTGGGTTGCGGTATATGGAACTGTCTATTGCATCTCCCGTACAAAATTCTTCTGGAGCCGTAACTGCCATACTATTGTTCATTTTCTTCACCCACGAGCTAAGCATCGTTGAAATCTTAGGCATAACCATGATTACGGCCGGCGTGATTGGAATTGCTATTTTGGAAAAGAGGGCGGAACGCGAAGCGCTTCAGAACAGCTTATCCGCGATCGATCAAAAATATCAGATCGGCTTTATGGCCATCACCTTCCCGATTCTGTACTGCATCATCGACGGGCTCGGGACATTTGCCGACGGGATTTATTTGGATGAACTGAGTCTAATCAGCGAAGATGCTGCTCTGCTCGCCTATGAATTCACTTTTTTCATTTGCTCCGTGTTCGCCTTTACATATCTCAAGTTTATTAAAAAACAGCCATTCCGCATTTTTCAAGAACGCGTGAAAGGATATGCCGCCCTATTTGAAACAACGGGGCAGTTCTTTTATGTATTCGCCATGTCCAGCAACGCCATCATTGCAGCGCCCCTGATTGCTTCCTACAGCATTTTTTCGGTCATCCTGTCCCGAATCTTTCTCCAGGAGCGGCTGAACAAGAAGCAATATGCGATTATCGTCATGGTCATTGCCGGCATCGCCTTGTTAGGCCTTGCGGATGAGCTGTAG